Genomic segment of Flavobacteriales bacterium:
AAAAGATGGAAATATTTGGATTAAAAACTCATCTAATGAAGATGTGTACTTACCCCAAGTAATGGTTGCTCAAATTCATGAAGCTAATGATAAAAACATTGTAGATGGTGAATATTGGTTTCCCAACTTGCACGACACCCGTTATTTCTTCTCTCCTTCTGCATATGGCCTTGAGGAAGGTGAAGGGTATTTTGGCCACTCCTATTGGCTATTATGGCAAATGCAATATGGATTATCCGATAACGTTTCTTTTGGTTTTGGAACCACAGTATTTGGCATTCCTACTTCCCTAAACGTGAAATATTCTCATGAAATAAAAGAGAACTTAAACACAGCATTTGGATATTTTTGGGTAGGTGATTTATTTAATTTTTTAGGAGAAGATGATAACTCATTATTACATTTACCTTATACTGTACTAACTACTGGAAGCAAAGAAAATAACTTATCAATAGGTATAGGTTATAACTTACAAAATTTATCAAGTGGCGAACAAGACGCCATAGATAGATTAGCACTTAATATTGGTGGAGTAACAAGAACATCGAGAAGATTCTCATTGCTTTTCGAAGCATGGTTCTTGGACATGGGCAATGAAGAACCAACCATACTTGGCGGCCCTGGTTTAAGGTATTACAGAAAAATAAATAGAGTGAGCGCCAAAAATGGAGCTGGTGCAAAAACATTTGACTTTCAACTAGTCATATCCTCATTTACAGATGGGGCAGTCATTCCTATGTTTGGAGCAAGCCAAAGATTCTAAAATTTAATTATGCGAAGTATTTTCTTATTACTATTTATTTTAGTTTCTAGTAATTCTATTGCACAAATAGTCATAAATGAGTTTTCAGCTCATAAAGGAATATTTGATGAAAATGACCAAGAAACTGATTGGATAGAAATATATAACAGCAGTAATCAAGAAATTAACCTTTCTAGCTATTTTTTAACTGATGAATTAGCCAACCTTGAGAAATGGCAATTACCTAATGTGAATTTAATGCCCAATTCAATCATAACCTTTTATTCTTCAGGTAAAGACACACAATTCAACGATGGTGTAAACGATTATTATCATACAAACTTTAAACTTTCGCCTTCTGAAACCATTGCCTTATATGACGGAAATGAAATTATTGATAGTACTTATATCAATAGTGATTTATATTTTGGAATTTCTATGGGTAAATCTCCTGATGGCTCAAATCAATGGTGTTATTTTAATAATGTCACACCCAATGATTTTAATGGACAAAGCTTATGCTATCAAGGAATAACTGAAGAAGCTATAATCGATTTGGAATCGGGATGGTATTCTGAACCACAATCAATCAGTATATCAGATTCAGATCAAGATAATTTTTATGTATTCTATACCACAGATGGAAGCATACCAACAATTTATGACACACCCTATACTCAACCAATTAATATCAATTCAAACACTAGTTTTTCGTTCAGGTCGTTTTCTTATGGCTATCTTCCTTCAAAACTTAATGACAGAACATTCATTTTCGAAGAAGATAATCATGAATTAGCCGTTTTTTCTATACATACCGACCCAGAAAACTTGTGGAATGAACAAAGTGGAATATATGTTTCTGGACCTAACCCTAGCCCAGACTATCCCTATTATGGTAGTAACTTTTGGCAACCTTGGTCAAAATTTTCTAGAATTGAATATTTCGATGGTAACAAGACTAAAAAAGCAGAAGAAAGTCTAGACTTAGAAATTCATGGAGGATGGTCAAGAGCAGAGCCACAAAAATCATTTCGATTAGATTTTAAATCTAAATATACAGGAAGATTAGAAGAAGCTGTCATTCCTGCCAAAAACCATATTGAAAGTTATAATAATTTTAACTTAAGAAATGGTGGCCAACATACGTGGTCTGACAAAATACAAGATGCTATAATTTCAAGAATTGCTAGTGAAACTAATGTCAATTATATGGCTTACGAACCCTGTATTACTTATTTAAATGGCGAATATTGGGGAGTATATGGAATAAGAGAAAAAATTGATGAACATTATATAGAAGATAACTACGGATTTAATTCCGACAGCATTGATTTAATGAATGCTTGGAGTGTATTAGCCGGTTCAGATGAAAACGCTATAGACAGTTATCAGATAATAATGGATGAGAACGCTAATAGTAATGGATTTTATGAACTTTTTTCTTCCATTTGGAATGTAGATAACTATATGGACTATTTTATCATACAGACCTTTATTCAAAATATGGATTGGTTGGGTATAGCATGGGGAGCTAATAACATAAAACTGTGGCGACCTCAATCGGATGATGGAAAGTGGAATTATGTTTTATACGACACGGATGGATCTTTAGGGTATTTTGGGCAGAGTTATTATGATAACTATTTAGCTTATGCCATGAATCCTGCATATGTTAACCAACATTCTCAAATTTTTAATAAAGTATTGCAAAATGAAGAGTTTAGATGTCAATTTACGAATAGATATGCTGATTTGATAAACACCTCTCTCTCTTTGGAAAGTGCCCAAGATAAGACTGAAATTATTAAAAACGACATGCAAGATGCAATGCCAAGACATATAGAAAGATGGCAAAACTCTGGTAATTTAAATGGTACAATCAGTTCTATACCAGCATGGGAAAATAGCATCAATAACATTCTAGAGTATTATGGAGAAAGAGTTAGTACTGCCCAATCATTTTTAGACTACACCTTGTACTTGGAAGGAATGAATGACATTAGCTTAGATGTGTTTCCAACAAACTCAGGAAGCATAAATTTAAATACTATTTCAGTTGATAGTTTTCCATGGAATGGAATCTATTTTAACAACTGCGAAATTAGTATTACAGCAATTGCAGATAGTGGTTATTCATTTACCCATTGGTCAGATTTAGCTGACAATATCATCTCAGAGGATAACAATCTTTTTGTAAGTGTGGAGGATTATCAAGAGTTCAAAGCTCATTTTGTAAAATGTGAAAACTTGATTGATGCAACTATTTATACCGATGAAAACAGCATATATGCCAATATTATTTCTTCAACTAATCAGATATCATACCAGTGGTATCAAAATGGTATCCCATACTCAACAGATAGCGTACTAACAAAACCATCCAATGGTAACTATCAACTAGAAATCAATAGTGACAATTGCTCTTTACTAACCAATGAAATTTATTTTTATTATACTGTTGATTTAAACAATCCAACAGCAGACATTATGATTTCTCTTTACCCTAATCCCTTCAAAAATCAGGCAATATTAGATTTATCCAAATCTAACTACAAAACATTACAAATCAACATCATAGACTCAAGAGGAAGGATAGTTAGAAAATATAATGACCTAACTCAGAAAAAACTGATTATACAAAAAGGTGATTTAAAGAATGGTGTATATATTCTAGAAATACAATCACAAAACCTTAAAAGCAGAAGTAAGGTTGTTATTAATTAAACAACCATAGTAATATAATTAAATCACAAGTGGTGAATATTAATTATAGAATTAGAACGAAAAAAATTATAAAAGAAAAGTAAAAGATAATCTTGGCAGATGTTTGATATTTTTCACAACTTCTACCTTGACCGTATTCGTTAGAATTATTCATTAATTTAAATAGTTAGTTAGTTCCCTAAATGTTTAGATTATTTTCAAATAAATTATGCAAAAATAATATTTAAATTAGTGTTTTATTAACACTTAGTTAACAATGGAAATCGTTCATTTTTTTTTAAAAAACCTGAAAAATAACAAGGGCATACACCAAAAAACGAACATATCTGAACAAGGACCACAAAAGGTAGTGTTTGAAGTTATACTTGATCAAGCCACAAGCCATACTTACAATTGAATGTGGAAGTGGGGAAACTGCACCCAGAAAAACAAAAATGCCCCCCCATTTTCGTAGGTTGACGATATGCTTGGCAATTTTTACTTCTATGTAATCTTTTACAGCTGGAATTAAAAATAATCGGCTTCCTATAAAATAAGAGATGATTCCACCTATATATGAAATGGTAGCTAGTAGGAATAAAAATAAAATTGAATAATCGGATTTTGATGCCCAAGCAATAAAAATTTCAGGAGGCAACAAACCCAACAAAGATTCTGAAACAAGAAAAATGGAAAAAATAACCAAAGGTGAACAAACCTCTACTAAATTGGTAAGTACAGAGCCAATATCAACTATAAAAGAGTCAACAACTAACAACAATAAAACAAAAATGATAGCAATAATACCACCTTTAAAAGCCGTGCTTTTAACAAAAGTGTAAAACTGCGTAATTTTGAAATAGCGATTCATCAAACTAAGGCGTTTACCTAAACAATTATTTGAAGCTTTGTTTATCATCTAAAAACTCTATTTTAATAAAGAGGTGCAAAAATAAGTTATTTTTTATTGGCTTATCCAAAAAATAACTTGCGAATTTCTAGAATCAAATAGATGGATAATAATCTTTTTCTCAAAAGAGCCGTCATCGTAAATATAGAGTAAGGGCAAATTATCTTTTCTGTAAGTTGAAGTCACACTATCTTTATGAGATACACTTGAGTCAAAAGGATAATTCATTAAGACTAATGGAGTGGAGTAATTAGTAACAGTAGATGTTCCAATCTTGCCATAAGATGTTAGGCTCTCTGAACTATAAGCTAAGAAAAACTCTCCGTTTTCAGAAACGAGGACATGAGTTGCATTAGGATAATCTGTTGCAATTGAGAATGAATCAACTGGTAGAACAGACATACTGTAAGTAGATTTAGGTACTACTGACGAAAAGTTCCAAGGAGCAGAATTATCGAAAGTTACAATTTCATCAATTTGGTCAAAATTCATCGTTGTACCATATGCTGAAATACAGGCTATTCTATACTCTGAGATTTAGATATTGAAACCATGCCAACAACTATTAATAGTAGGGTAAAATTTGTTTTTACAAATGATTAAATTTGATTGAAATAAAAAATAATAGAGATTAATTTTAATTCTATTTTTCTTTTTTCACAAAATCAAAAACGGAGAACTGATTTTCACCCTCTGGACTTTCAGGGAATACCGTAACACTCCAAGTTTTAACAGCCCATTGATCACAACTTCCATCACCAAAATCTATAGAAGCAACCCAATTGTCGTTCGAATCGTGAAATTCTATCAAACCAGAAACGGGGGTTAAAACGGTCTTATCCCATTCCTCAAAATAACACTCTTGTTTGTTTATAGAATCGACAATAGTTTCAATATATCCTTCCTGCTGAAGTTCAGAACGCAATTCAATAGCGTCATTACTGATAATTTCAGTTGTAATGTCTTCGGATTTTTCACAAGAAACACTTATTAAAATAAAAAGACTTAGAGTAAAATAAAATAATTTTGTCATTGTTAAGAGTTTTAATGAGATTTACAAATATAAGAATTATGAATTTGAAATGAATGAAGGCGATACCTATCGTTTAAATAGTAAACCAACCACTAGAATATAGCACAGCTTGACCAGCAATTAGAACTCGTTCATCTAAATCTTTACAATACAACTCCCCTGCCCTTTCAGAAAGCTGTAAAGCAACAAGATTTTTCTTAGACAGTTTGGATGACCAATAAGGAATAAGTGTACAATGTGCAGAACCTGTTACTGGATCTTCAAGTATGGTCGCTTGAGGAGTGAAAAAACGTGAAACAAAATCTACCTTTTTGCCCTTAGCTGTTACAATTACCCCGCCATGACCAAGGTTAATTTTATCAAAAA
This window contains:
- a CDS encoding CotH kinase family protein, with the protein product MRSIFLLLFILVSSNSIAQIVINEFSAHKGIFDENDQETDWIEIYNSSNQEINLSSYFLTDELANLEKWQLPNVNLMPNSIITFYSSGKDTQFNDGVNDYYHTNFKLSPSETIALYDGNEIIDSTYINSDLYFGISMGKSPDGSNQWCYFNNVTPNDFNGQSLCYQGITEEAIIDLESGWYSEPQSISISDSDQDNFYVFYTTDGSIPTIYDTPYTQPININSNTSFSFRSFSYGYLPSKLNDRTFIFEEDNHELAVFSIHTDPENLWNEQSGIYVSGPNPSPDYPYYGSNFWQPWSKFSRIEYFDGNKTKKAEESLDLEIHGGWSRAEPQKSFRLDFKSKYTGRLEEAVIPAKNHIESYNNFNLRNGGQHTWSDKIQDAIISRIASETNVNYMAYEPCITYLNGEYWGVYGIREKIDEHYIEDNYGFNSDSIDLMNAWSVLAGSDENAIDSYQIIMDENANSNGFYELFSSIWNVDNYMDYFIIQTFIQNMDWLGIAWGANNIKLWRPQSDDGKWNYVLYDTDGSLGYFGQSYYDNYLAYAMNPAYVNQHSQIFNKVLQNEEFRCQFTNRYADLINTSLSLESAQDKTEIIKNDMQDAMPRHIERWQNSGNLNGTISSIPAWENSINNILEYYGERVSTAQSFLDYTLYLEGMNDISLDVFPTNSGSINLNTISVDSFPWNGIYFNNCEISITAIADSGYSFTHWSDLADNIISEDNNLFVSVEDYQEFKAHFVKCENLIDATIYTDENSIYANIISSTNQISYQWYQNGIPYSTDSVLTKPSNGNYQLEINSDNCSLLTNEIYFYYTVDLNNPTADIMISLYPNPFKNQAILDLSKSNYKTLQINIIDSRGRIVRKYNDLTQKKLIIQKGDLKNGVYILEIQSQNLKSRSKVVIN
- a CDS encoding VTT domain-containing protein, whose protein sequence is MINKASNNCLGKRLSLMNRYFKITQFYTFVKSTAFKGGIIAIIFVLLLLVVDSFIVDIGSVLTNLVEVCSPLVIFSIFLVSESLLGLLPPEIFIAWASKSDYSILFLFLLATISYIGGIISYFIGSRLFLIPAVKDYIEVKIAKHIVNLRKWGGIFVFLGAVSPLPHSIVSMACGLIKYNFKHYLLWSLFRYVRFLVYALVIFQVF